A region from the Candidatus Roizmanbacteria bacterium CG_4_9_14_0_2_um_filter_38_17 genome encodes:
- a CDS encoding VapC toxin family PIN domain ribonuclease produces the protein MEARKSINEVDRVYLDTSIYIYLFENNPRFAADSEQIFLDLVQQQTTIIASTLLITELLVAPIKEKQLELARIYKYLDDHIPGLEFIPLTREISILSAELRAKYNLKTPDAIHLATALATNTQLFITADKKIKNIKEIKVQYI, from the coding sequence ATGGAAGCAAGAAAATCAATAAATGAAGTAGATAGAGTATATTTAGATACAAGTATCTATATTTATCTGTTTGAGAACAATCCACGTTTTGCAGCAGACTCTGAGCAAATATTTCTTGACTTAGTACAGCAACAAACCACGATTATTGCTTCCACTTTGCTTATTACGGAGTTATTAGTTGCTCCAATAAAAGAAAAACAGCTTGAGTTAGCAAGAATATATAAGTATCTGGATGATCATATTCCTGGGCTGGAATTTATACCACTAACAAGGGAAATAAGTATTTTATCAGCCGAACTGCGAGCAAAATACAATCTTAAGACTCCAGACGCAATCCATCTTGCCACAGCGCTGGCAACAAATACTCAGCTATTTATCACCGCCGATAAGAAAATTAAAAATATCAAGGAGATTAAAGTACAATACATCTAA